The sequence below is a genomic window from Nitrospirota bacterium.
CTTGATTCATGAGCGCGGCAATCTCGCCGTTTTCGAAACATTCATGCGCCATGACATGGCACCAATGGCAGGCCGAATACCCGATCGACAAGAGAATCGGCTTGTCCTCTGCTTTCGCCCGTGACAGGGCTTCCTTGCCCCAGGGATACCAATCCACCGGATTCTTCGCATGCTGGCGAAGATAGGGACTGGCTTCTGTGATGAGCCGGTTCGGAGATCGGTCCATGGGTAGAGCTGGATCTGTCATCGCTTCTTCGTTCCTATCATTCGCCATAGTACCTTGCTACAGGCTGCTCTGCAATGAACCAGTCAGACTATGTTATAGTCCACGCGACCTCGAGAGGCTTATCGCATGAACTGTGCGCAGCGCGGCTGTTCTTCCTTCCTTGCAACGGTCGCTCTCTTGGGGATCATCCTCATACTGCTGCCGCTGGGAAGCCAATGCTTTGCCCAATCGGAGGAAGACCATCGTGCATGGCTTCGAGCCCTCGATGGCCTGTCGGGAGATCGGATGCTTGCCGACGTGACCACACTCAGTAGCCCTGCCTACAATGGCCGCCAAACAGGAACAACGGAGGATGCTGACTCGGCAAAATGGGTCGCGGATAGATTTCTTGTTTCGGGTCTTTCATTGGCCAGCGTTAGCCTCGATCCAACCAGCCCTGCGAGGCAGGGCCATGGATACGGAGAAGGATACATGACCGCGGCTGTCACAGTGCCAAAGATAGCCCCGAACCCGGCGCTCCGCATTTCAACCGCCAATGACTCGATCATCCTTCAACCAGGGAGAGACTATCTCCCGATCCTCGATTCACCCTCCGCGGCAGTTCGCGGGCCAATCGTCTTTGTCGGTTATGGAATTGTCGACAAGGCCCAGGGGATTGACGATTATGACGGAGTCGATGCCACCAACGCGATCGTCTTGTTTCTCCGAGGCAAACCGACCCATTACAAGAGCGCCATCAGCCATGCGGACAAGGTGCGCCTCGCGCGTCAGAGAGGCGCCATCGGCTATCTCACTGCCACGGGGCCTGTGCTCAGCTCCTATGAGGGCCGGCGGGGTGTCACGGGACAGCCCGGTGCTTTTTATGGACTCTCACTCCCTTCAGAAACGCTCCCTGGCGCCTGGATCAGCACAACTCTGGCCGAGCAGATTCTGGCTACACCGGATCATGTACCGCCAAACCGACTGCATGGCTTGCAAGAACATCTGAATCGCTCCCCTGCCACACAATCGGTCAGCACCGGCCGATTGGGCTCGCTCGCTTGGCAGACAAGCGTGGAAGAAGGCTCCCTCACAAATGTACTCGCCTTCTTGCCCGGCAGCGATCCGCAGAAGACCCATGAGGTCCTCGTGATCGGCGCCCATCGTGACCACTTCGGACAACAGGCCGGCTTGCTATTTCCCGGCGCAGACGATAATGCCTCCGGCACGGCAGTGATGTTGGAAGTCGCCCGCGCAATTATGACGGCAGGCGCAAGGGGCACACGAACCATCTTATTTGTCTCGTTCAGCGGAGAAGAACAGGGGCTCGTCGGATCACAGCTCTATGTCGAACAGCCTCTCGCGCCGATCAGCTCGACCAGGGCTATGATCAATATCGACCATGCGGGGATCGGAGATGGCCGGTTGACGATCGGTGTGACGGGATTCGAGAAGAGCCTGGCGCTCGAAGCGGGACAGACTGTCGGCCTTGCCGACAAACTCGACCTGTACGGATTTTTCCCCGGCGGCGATCATGTTCCGTTCAAAGAAGCTGGAGTGCCAACCGTCACCGTCGTCAGCAGCGGCATCCACCCGCACTTCCATCAACCAACCGACAAGGCCGATACGGTCAACAAGGACATCCTGCTGGTCGCGGCCCGCTATGTCCTCGCGCTGACCTGGATGTTGGCGGGAGGGCAATGAACTCGATCTTCGCGAAGATCGGTTTAGCGGCCGCCCTGTTGCTTGCCCTTGGCAGTTCCCAATCCTGCAGCCCCCGCCCCGCCCGAGAAACACCTGGGCAGCTTTCTGGTAGATCTCATCCAGATCTGGACGTTCTTCTCGATCAACCTTCACATTGATGAAGTCTTGATTCATGAGCGCGGCGATCTCGATGTTTTCGAAACATTCATGCGCCATGACATGGCACCAATGGCAGGCCGAATACCCGATCGATAAGAGAATCGGCTTGTCCTCTGCTTTCGCCCGTGACAGGGCTTCCTTGCCCCAGGGATACCAATCCACCGGATTCTTCGCATGCTGGCGAAGATAGGGACTGGCTTCTGTGATGAGCCGGTTCGGAGATCGGTCTATGGGTAGAGCTGGATCTGTCATCGCTTCTTCGTTCCCATCATTCGCCATAGTACCTTGCTACAGGCTGCTCTGCAATGAACCAGTCAGACTATGTTATAGTTCTGCATTACCTTAAAAGGTTCACTGCATGAACGGCTCGACGCGCAGCGGCACTCTCTCCTTTGTTGTCGTCATTCTCCTGGGAACTTTCCTTTGCCTGCTTTCCCTCGATGGGCGCGCCTTCGCACAATCGGAGGAAGACCAGCGTGCATGGTTTGGTGCACTCAAGAGTCTGTCGAGCGAACGGATGATCGCCGACGTTCGCACGTTAAGCAGTCCGGCGTTCAACGGACGGCAAGCCGGATCCGCCGACGACCTTCGCTCTGCGCAATGGGTTGCACAGGAATTGACTTTGGCAGGGGTACAACTACCGCTTATTGACAACAAGGGAATCGCCTTCCCCTCTCCCGGGGCCAGCAAGGAAGAGCCCGCTGGCATCATGGCCTCGATGGTCTCGACGCCACTCCTCGAACCCGACCCGGTTGTTCGCACCGGCGCAACGGACCAGTTGGTCACAGCGCAGTTGGGTAGAGACTACCTCCCGGTCTTTGACTCCCCCTCTGCCGATCTCCAGGGTCAGGTCGTCTTCGTCGGTTACGGCATTGTCGATCCCGCTCAAGGCATCGACGATTACGCCGGCGTCGATGTGAAGAACTGCATCGTGCTCTTCCTGCGTGGCAAACCGGATCACTACCCAAGCCCTGTCAGCCACGCCGACAAGGTCCGCTTCGCACGAGCTCGAGGAGCCTTGGCCTATCTGACCGCAACAGGGCCGATTATCAGCCCATATGAAATTCGCCGCGGCGCCACGGGAAGGCCCAGCGCATTGTATGGGCAGCTCGCCCCTGACCAAGCCCTCCCTGGCGCATGGATCAGCACGAAGTTGGCCGAGACTCTCCTCGCCGGAAGCAGCGATGAGTCCAATCCTGACCACCTTCGCACCCTCCAAGAACAGCTCAATAACGCCCCAGCAGCGCGATCGCGCCTAGTCAATCGATATGCATCTCTCCATTGGAAAACCACGATAGAGGACGGCTTGCTGACGAACGTGGTGGGGATGATTCCTGGCACAGGGCCGGAGGCCATCATCGTTGGCGCCCATCGAGATCATTTTGGCCGCCCTGCAGGCCTCTTATTTCCTGGCGCTGACGACAATGCATCAGGAACGGCCATAGTCCTGGAGGTCGCACGGGCCCTTGGGAAAATCGACCTACGTCCTCAACGGACGATCCTCTTTCTATCATTCAGTGGACATGAGAAAGATTCGCTCGGGTCACGCCTCTATACATCGAGACCTGTCATCCCCCTCGGCTCAACGAAGGCCATGATCAACATCGACCATGTCGGAGTGGGAGACGGAGTGTTAATCCTCCGTGTCACAGAGTTTAAGAAATCCACGTTAAAGGAAACAGGGTACGCAGTGGGTTTGGTAAGAAAGCTTGACTATTACGGATTCTTGCCAGGCGGCGACGACGAACCGTTCAAAGAGGCAGGAATTTCAACCGTCAGCATCGCAAGCGGCGGGGCCCACCCGCACATGCATCAGCCTACCGACACCGCCGACACGATCAATCCGGAAATTTTGCGGAACATAGCACGGTATGTCCTCGCGCTGGCCTGGATGTTGGCGGGAGGGCAATGAACTCGATCTTCGCGAAGATCGGTTTAGCGGCCGCCCTGTTGCTTGCCCTTGGCAGTTCCCAATCCTGCAGCACCCGTCCAAATCTCGTCATCCATCAATCGGAGGCTCTTTCGGTCATCCTCCGGGAGCGGCCGGCCGGATACCCCTCACTCGAACCCTATCGCCACCCCTACACAATTCCACCCCAAACGGCATTAGCTATTCTGGGATCCCTCGATTATAGCGAAGGCTCTTTCCTGCCGTTTTCACAGGGATATCCACACCGCGTGTTTAGCCGCCGTCAGGCAGAATTGCTGGCGCCTGAATTATCGAAAGCGTTGAGCATGGCTCTGCCGCAGGAAGTAGTCGCTTTCACCTTGGCCGATGAAGAGAAGCCTGACCGGCGCACAAAAGGGCTAGGTTTTGTTCTCGGAGACGAGTTGCATGTGATCATCGAAGAGCTTCGGAAGCCTTTCTACGAAGGAGAGCAGAAATCGTATCAACAGCAGTTTTTTCGATGGGAATTGATTCCGGGCGACAGGCAGCGGCATTACACAACCAGTCCTGGAGGAAAGGGGGTGCTCACCAACTGGATCATAACCCCGCTTCGGTAAGGCGGCTCGCTAAGGCCAGCCCCACAAGAGACTGTCCGATCTGAAATACCCCCTCGGGTTAGCGGGGATACCCCCATTCATCCATGTTCCCGCCATCTCCACGCAAGACCACCTAAAGAGGTATTGGATATTCCTACTAAGTACCACCTAACGAGGTATAGGAAGTCCCTGGCACCTCAATTATCGTAGAGGCTCATCGAATGCCGACGTATCGCCGGCGCCAGGGAGGACTGTCGACACCTGAACAATTGAAGGTGTCGAGCTCTACCCTGCCACATCTTGGCAGGAAGGCTGCGTGACGTGAGAACACATCGGCTCCGATTTCGGGGGCCCTCCAGTGCAATGACTCCCGGATTGCGCGCCATCGCAGCCTGTGCGCTGTCCCTCTACTTGCTCGTTCCAAGCACGTTGCTCGCTCAGCCACCAGTACAGCCGCCGGCGACAACCACAGAAGATTCGTTTGAGCAGTTGAAGAGTAAACTCCGGCAGATCGAGGAGCAGCACCGCAGGGAACTATCCGACCTGAAAGAGCGTCTCGGGCTGGTAGAAAAGCAACAAAGCACATTGTCGGATGAGTTGACCCAGCGCATCAAGGTGGGCGCGTACGGCGCTGTCTGGTACCAGGATTTTAAAGGCCAGCGCTCCACCAATGACGGCAATTTTGAGATGTTGATGTCAGGACACATCCACGACCGGATCCGTATCTATACGGAAATCGACCTGGGAATCCCGAGCGGAGAAGCGATGGCGGAGCAAGCATACGTCGATCTCCTTCTGACTCAGCCGTTCAACCTCCGTGCCGGCGTACTACTGATTCCGTTCGGCAAATTCAACCTCGATCACTTCGACCCCCGCCGAGACCTGACACGCCCGCCTGCTGTGGCGACTGTCGTGATCCCGACAACATGGGGCGACTTGGGGTTTGGCTCCTTCGGGTTACTGCCGATCTCCGACAACGTCAAGGCCACCTACGACATTCAGGTGATCAACGGACTCACGGACCAGTTTGCAAGTGCCCCTACGAACACAGGACTGCAGCAAGGGAAAAACGGTTTGCACACTGACAACAACGGCAACAAGGCGCTCGTCGGCCGCGGGACCTTCAAACTCTTCGACCAGTACGAAATTGGATTTTCAGGCTACCGCGGGGCCTACAAGCCCAGCGGGAGCGACATGATCACCGGTATGGCGCTCGATGGGGAATTCAGGCCTCGGAACGTGAGCATTCTGGAAAATTTCGTGCTCAGGGGGGAATTCGCCCGTTTTGATATCGAAGGATCAACGGCACCGTCGAGTTTGTGGGGCTACTATGCTCAGCTTACCTACCGCTTCTGGTTTTCAGGCTTGAACTCGACTGTCCTCGGACGCCAGTTCAGCAACCCGACCTTCGCGCTCGTCGGCCTCATCGGCCATACGAAAACCAATACCACCGCGAGTCCCACGGGCAGCCTGTCCGGAGATCAGTATATTATCGGATTCAATTACCGTCCGGTCGAAGACTACGTCATCAAGGCGGAGTATCAATTCAATCACGGCCAGTACCAACAGAATCCCTACGATGGGTTTCTCACCTCCGTCGCGTGGATCTTCTAACGGCCATATCATGAATCTCTCGCCCCATACAAGACGCCGCTGGCCGGAAGCGCTGGCCATCGCGGCCGCCATCTGGCTGTGCGCTGCCGTCGCCCAGGCGGAAATGTTCGCTGTGATCGTCAACAAGAGTAATCCCAGCAACCAACTGAGTGCCAGCACCGTCGCCAGCATGTATCGAGGGGAGACTCTCCACTGGCAGGGAGGCGACAGGGTCAAGTTGGTCAATCGTGAAATCTCATCCGAGTCGAGACATATTTTCTATCTTCAGGTGCTGAATGCCAAACCGGACCAAGTCTTCTATCGCCAAGGCACCCCGGTTCCCGTACAGAGCGTCATCGAGCGCTCTGACGACGCAGTCATGCGCTTCGTCGGCAGCATCGAGGGTGCGATCGGATATGTCAGCCTGTCACGGCTCAAACAGATCGACGAAGCCCTCGTCAAGGTGGTTCTGATCATCGAGAAACCATGAAGACATCACGATGTTGACGCGTGTGCTAAGAAATTCATTGTCACGCAAGCTGATGGCCCTCTTCTTCGCCGTCTTCTTTATCTCTGTCTGCGGCTTGACCTACTTCGCCTATACATCCAGTCGCGACTCCATGCTCCAGGAATTCAAGATCCGAGGGCGAACGCTCGCCAAGGCCATCGCCTCAGAGGCCCGTACCTATTATGACGGGCAGGATGTTGAGGGATTGACTTCCCTTCTCCAGTCTCTTGGTGAAGGCGAGGACGTTGTGGCGATTCTCGCTTATACAGTGTCGACAACCCCGTGGATAGAATATTCAGGAATTGAACTCACTGTTGAAGACCTGGATTTTCCTGACATCGGCGATATCTGGCAAAGAGATCTCGCGCTGAGGAAAGGACACAATGTCTCGGAGTTCGGAAACGTCGTGGTCGAGTCATCGAACCATGCGAGGAAGGACGGTCTGGTCGCCGCTCCACCCGCCGGCTGGGTCAGGGTCTTCCTGGACCGAAGGGCGCTCGAACGGCGCCTCAACGAATTGATCGCCCGGACCCTCTTGGTCAGCGCCCTGACCACCCTGGCCGGAGGCGCCCTGTTCATCCTGCTGCTCAGACGATCTCTACACGTAATCGGCCCCCTCACAGCAGCAACCAAGAGAGTGGCGCAGGGAGATTTGCGCCAGACTGTCCCGCTGTCAAGCAGCGATGAGCTGGGCGAGTTAGCGAGCTGCTTCAACAGCATGACCGAGCAGTTATTGAATACCACTGTGTCCAAGAACTACGTGGACAACATCATTCGTTCCATGAACGATACCCTCATCGTCTTCAACCCGGAAGGCACGATACGCAGCGCCAACCTGGCGACCCTGAATCTCCTCGGCTACGAGGAAAGTGAATTGGTGGGAAGAGACGCTTCCATGATCTTTCCGTCGAACGACAACCCGCTGCGCCAAGACACGTATCACGACATGCTCGCCCGTGGCTCGATCAATCAGACCGCGACGACCTATCGCGCGAAGAATGGCCGAACATTCCCGATGCTTTTTTCCGCCGCCGTCATCCGGAACGAGGATGGAGCTCTTCAAGGAATTGCCTGTGTCGCCAAGGACATTGCCGAACTGAAGCAAGCGGAGGAGGCAATCCAGGAGGCCAACCAGAAACTGAAAATGCTCGACCAACTGCGATCGAATTTTTTCGCCGATATCAGCCATGAGCTTCGAACGCCCCTGACCGTCATACGCGGCGAAGCCGAAGTGACTCTGCGAGGCAAAGACAAGCCGGTCGCCGAGTACAAGACCACCCTGGATCGGATCGTCACCCTTACGAACCAGCTCAACAAACTCGTGAGCGATCTGCTGTTCCTCGCACGATCAGAGTCGAGCACGTTGGAAATCGGCAAACAGCCGGTCCTGTTGCTCGAAGTCCTGCAGGAAGTCCATCGGGAAGCCCAGGTCCTCGCCATGCGCCGTGGCGCCGTAGCGGACCTGACAGCTCCGCCGGAGTCTTTCATTGTGGATGGAGATCCCCATCGCCTGCAGCAACTATTCATGACTCTGGTCGACAACTCGGTCAACTATTCGATCCAGGGCGGGACCGTCGAGATCCGTGTCTCGAAATCAGGCAGCAATGTGGCGGTCATGATCATCGACGATGGGATTGGAATCCCGGTTGAGGACCTTCCTCACGTCTTCGAGCGCTTTTATCGGGCGAAGCGACAGCAGAGGCCCACCCTCCATCCTGGTTCGGGTTTAGGGTTGCCGATCGCGAAATGGATTACGGAAGCTCACGGAGGAGCGATCTCTATTGCCAGCATCGTGGACAGGGGGACTACGGTGACCGTTCAGCTTCCTCTCAGCACGGCTGAGCATAATTCGAATCTCTCCTCTCCAGTCAGACA
It includes:
- a CDS encoding M28 family peptidase gives rise to the protein MNCAQRGCSSFLATVALLGIILILLPLGSQCFAQSEEDHRAWLRALDGLSGDRMLADVTTLSSPAYNGRQTGTTEDADSAKWVADRFLVSGLSLASVSLDPTSPARQGHGYGEGYMTAAVTVPKIAPNPALRISTANDSIILQPGRDYLPILDSPSAAVRGPIVFVGYGIVDKAQGIDDYDGVDATNAIVLFLRGKPTHYKSAISHADKVRLARQRGAIGYLTATGPVLSSYEGRRGVTGQPGAFYGLSLPSETLPGAWISTTLAEQILATPDHVPPNRLHGLQEHLNRSPATQSVSTGRLGSLAWQTSVEEGSLTNVLAFLPGSDPQKTHEVLVIGAHRDHFGQQAGLLFPGADDNASGTAVMLEVARAIMTAGARGTRTILFVSFSGEEQGLVGSQLYVEQPLAPISSTRAMINIDHAGIGDGRLTIGVTGFEKSLALEAGQTVGLADKLDLYGFFPGGDHVPFKEAGVPTVTVVSSGIHPHFHQPTDKADTVNKDILLVAARYVLALTWMLAGGQ
- a CDS encoding M28 family peptidase, whose translation is MNGSTRSGTLSFVVVILLGTFLCLLSLDGRAFAQSEEDQRAWFGALKSLSSERMIADVRTLSSPAFNGRQAGSADDLRSAQWVAQELTLAGVQLPLIDNKGIAFPSPGASKEEPAGIMASMVSTPLLEPDPVVRTGATDQLVTAQLGRDYLPVFDSPSADLQGQVVFVGYGIVDPAQGIDDYAGVDVKNCIVLFLRGKPDHYPSPVSHADKVRFARARGALAYLTATGPIISPYEIRRGATGRPSALYGQLAPDQALPGAWISTKLAETLLAGSSDESNPDHLRTLQEQLNNAPAARSRLVNRYASLHWKTTIEDGLLTNVVGMIPGTGPEAIIVGAHRDHFGRPAGLLFPGADDNASGTAIVLEVARALGKIDLRPQRTILFLSFSGHEKDSLGSRLYTSRPVIPLGSTKAMINIDHVGVGDGVLILRVTEFKKSTLKETGYAVGLVRKLDYYGFLPGGDDEPFKEAGISTVSIASGGAHPHMHQPTDTADTINPEILRNIARYVLALAWMLAGGQ
- a CDS encoding PAS domain S-box protein, which codes for MLTRVLRNSLSRKLMALFFAVFFISVCGLTYFAYTSSRDSMLQEFKIRGRTLAKAIASEARTYYDGQDVEGLTSLLQSLGEGEDVVAILAYTVSTTPWIEYSGIELTVEDLDFPDIGDIWQRDLALRKGHNVSEFGNVVVESSNHARKDGLVAAPPAGWVRVFLDRRALERRLNELIARTLLVSALTTLAGGALFILLLRRSLHVIGPLTAATKRVAQGDLRQTVPLSSSDELGELASCFNSMTEQLLNTTVSKNYVDNIIRSMNDTLIVFNPEGTIRSANLATLNLLGYEESELVGRDASMIFPSNDNPLRQDTYHDMLARGSINQTATTYRAKNGRTFPMLFSAAVIRNEDGALQGIACVAKDIAELKQAEEAIQEANQKLKMLDQLRSNFFADISHELRTPLTVIRGEAEVTLRGKDKPVAEYKTTLDRIVTLTNQLNKLVSDLLFLARSESSTLEIGKQPVLLLEVLQEVHREAQVLAMRRGAVADLTAPPESFIVDGDPHRLQQLFMTLVDNSVNYSIQGGTVEIRVSKSGSNVAVMIIDDGIGIPVEDLPHVFERFYRAKRQQRPTLHPGSGLGLPIAKWITEAHGGAISIASIVDRGTTVTVQLPLSTAEHNSNLSSPVRQEVRR